The Corynebacterium tuberculostearicum genome window below encodes:
- a CDS encoding carboxylesterase/lipase family protein — translation MVTPHENNRDSEGFPLEESSAAARLKAEQAHERARRAHEEAQNALADELTVRTTSGWVRGVIEEDLRTDRPISAGPVLTWRGIPFGDTTAGDNRFRAPQPAPAWEGVRDCSQFGPPAPQPTYSWTDRIIGSEDCLHLDIVRPRTEEKLPVVVYLHGGSFIMGSSHMLMLRGFELATRMDVVYVSINFRLNSLGYLDLRSLGGDCSANPAVADQILALQWVRDNIAAFGGDPDSVTLMGESAGGAAVLTLMTSPAAEGLFHRAIAQSPPIAMIHSRAQSTLWARELVHRMALPRRTSVEDLRQENFADLVRSGQSMMWRAGELIHLNSCYAPTVDDELIPEHPIAAFENGHQHQVPLLIGTNSDEASFGKFLFQRQSSRERAALRLLASFDPQHAPEVVAAYDGAVAREDFAHLLADALFWAPSTRIATAHAKVAPTWMYRFDFASAVLKWLGLGAMHSMELGNVFGDPYSSRASFLTNWGSRAEMEELTATMQQHWSAFIHGGRPEMSWPRYGSTQRATMIFDAEAYIEHAPHELKRQAWEGYHMLEWGSGRPELVRSLGFQPSGWE, via the coding sequence ATGGTTACGCCGCACGAGAACAACCGCGACTCCGAGGGTTTCCCTCTGGAGGAGTCTTCCGCGGCGGCGCGCCTGAAAGCGGAGCAAGCCCACGAACGCGCCCGCCGCGCGCACGAGGAGGCCCAAAACGCCCTGGCAGATGAGCTCACCGTCCGCACTACCTCTGGGTGGGTGCGCGGCGTTATAGAGGAGGACCTGCGCACCGATCGCCCCATTAGCGCCGGGCCGGTGCTTACCTGGCGCGGCATCCCGTTTGGTGATACCACCGCCGGGGACAACCGCTTCCGCGCCCCGCAGCCCGCACCGGCTTGGGAGGGTGTGCGCGATTGCAGCCAGTTCGGCCCACCGGCCCCGCAGCCCACGTATTCCTGGACCGATCGCATTATCGGCTCTGAGGACTGCCTGCACCTCGACATCGTGCGCCCGCGCACTGAAGAGAAGCTTCCCGTGGTGGTCTACCTGCACGGCGGCAGCTTTATCATGGGCTCCTCTCACATGCTTATGCTCCGCGGTTTTGAGCTGGCCACCCGCATGGACGTGGTCTACGTATCCATTAACTTCCGCCTCAACTCCCTGGGCTATTTGGATCTGCGCAGCCTGGGCGGGGACTGCAGCGCTAACCCGGCGGTGGCCGATCAGATCCTGGCGCTGCAGTGGGTGCGCGACAATATCGCAGCCTTTGGCGGCGATCCTGATTCCGTCACCCTGATGGGCGAGTCGGCCGGTGGCGCGGCGGTGCTCACCCTCATGACGAGCCCGGCCGCGGAAGGCCTCTTCCACCGCGCTATTGCCCAGTCCCCGCCGATTGCCATGATCCATTCCCGCGCCCAGTCCACCTTGTGGGCGCGCGAGCTGGTGCACCGCATGGCCTTGCCCCGGCGCACCTCGGTGGAGGACCTGCGCCAGGAAAACTTTGCCGATCTGGTGCGCTCGGGCCAATCCATGATGTGGCGGGCCGGCGAGCTCATTCACCTCAATTCCTGCTACGCGCCCACGGTGGATGATGAGCTCATTCCGGAACACCCCATCGCCGCCTTCGAAAACGGGCACCAGCACCAGGTTCCGCTGCTCATCGGCACGAACTCGGACGAGGCTAGCTTTGGCAAATTCCTCTTCCAGCGCCAAAGCTCCCGCGAGCGCGCCGCCTTGCGCCTGCTGGCTTCCTTCGATCCCCAGCACGCCCCCGAGGTCGTCGCCGCCTATGACGGGGCGGTGGCCCGGGAGGACTTTGCGCACCTGCTTGCCGACGCCCTCTTTTGGGCACCTTCCACCCGCATCGCCACCGCCCATGCCAAAGTGGCACCCACGTGGATGTATCGCTTCGACTTCGCCTCTGCCGTGCTCAAGTGGTTGGGCCTCGGTGCCATGCACTCGATGGAGCTGGGCAATGTCTTCGGTGACCCTTATTCCTCGCGCGCGTCTTTCCTTACCAATTGGGGCTCGCGCGCGGAGATGGAGGAACTTACTGCCACCATGCAGCAACACTGGTCTGCCTTCATCCATGGCGGCCGCCCGGAGATGAGTTGGCCGCGCTACGGGTCCACTCAGCGCGCCACCATGATCTTCGATGCCGAGGCCTATATTGAGCACGCCCCGCACGAGCTCAAGCGGCAAGCCTGGGAGGGATACCACATGTTGGAGTGGGGAAGTGGGCGCCCGGAGCTGGTGAGATCTTTGGGCTTCCAACCATCCGGGTGGGAATAA
- a CDS encoding DNA primase encodes MSFFEDIASALDAEGIESRVNDDVMFVPITSDLEIQFIEIDPLLPAANVYIAAADVDEDDEEFEAVLVSVAFSVDDAVEAVSRHIATDQVVTVLRDLLEGTDERIAELEFAQDELNPHLVVAEVANDSELRVLVETIDGVPSAIVRFLAFDFDEDDLDDMEDEAVALAWEVDEEDEDLDEADRLALFDNAEFDDVPIVEVPAEALELGTYTDFDRLFDVLGLVSEQALDWEAQLVSFDDEDYEEPDVYDIFGEDDEDEDEDYFDGDDADLDDESVAPAADEK; translated from the coding sequence ATGAGCTTTTTCGAAGATATTGCTTCTGCATTGGATGCCGAGGGCATCGAGTCCCGCGTCAACGATGACGTCATGTTCGTTCCAATCACCTCTGATCTGGAAATCCAATTTATTGAAATCGATCCGCTTCTTCCCGCCGCGAACGTCTACATTGCCGCGGCGGATGTTGATGAAGACGATGAGGAATTTGAGGCAGTCCTTGTCTCCGTCGCCTTCTCTGTAGACGATGCCGTGGAGGCGGTCTCCCGCCACATCGCCACCGACCAGGTGGTCACCGTCCTGCGTGACCTGCTGGAGGGCACCGATGAGCGCATCGCGGAACTAGAATTTGCCCAAGATGAGCTCAACCCGCACCTCGTCGTGGCTGAAGTGGCCAACGACTCGGAGCTGCGCGTACTCGTGGAAACCATCGACGGCGTCCCGTCCGCCATCGTCCGCTTCCTCGCCTTCGACTTCGATGAAGACGATCTCGATGACATGGAGGATGAGGCAGTCGCCCTCGCGTGGGAAGTGGACGAAGAGGATGAGGACCTCGACGAGGCTGACCGCCTCGCCCTCTTTGATAACGCCGAGTTTGATGACGTTCCCATCGTGGAGGTTCCCGCCGAGGCCCTTGAGCTTGGCACCTACACCGACTTCGATCGCCTCTTTGATGTCCTAGGCCTCGTCTCCGAGCAGGCCCTGGACTGGGAAGCACAGCTCGTCTCCTTCGATGACGAAGACTACGAAGAGCCTGACGTCTACGACATCTTCGGCGAAGACGACGAGGACGAAGACGAAGACTACTTCGACGGCGACGATGCCGACCTGGACGACGAATCCGTCGCCCCCGCAGCTGACGAAAAATAA
- a CDS encoding MFS transporter, protein MMNTRSGEVEHEEAPKIPREIWVMVTAAFIIALGYGLIAPLLPQFVVSFDVSMAAAGLVVSIFAASRLIFAPMSGSLVDRVGSRRVYLIGLMTVAVTTGLVSIAQSYWHIVALRALAGIGSTMFTVSAMGLIVRMSPPTIRGKCSATYATAFLLGNVAGPVLGASLSFLGFRWPFFIYGVGVALAAFVVWWQMPRVNHKQASQDKLPPMRLQEAWGDTAYRAVLTSNFAHSWINMGVRVSVLPLFAASIFHNGAAASGLALAVFAAGNAIVLQFSGKWSDIHGRKPLILIGLVGSATFMVLMGMATSVWFLLLVSAFAGASSGLINPSQQAAVGDIVGNDRSGGKVLSTFQMAGDFGQILGPMLIGLLADASGFPLAFTVCGAIAFIGIIAWAFGRDPHAGAGNKPKRVPQRGR, encoded by the coding sequence ATGATGAATACACGCAGTGGGGAAGTAGAACACGAGGAAGCGCCCAAGATTCCGCGCGAAATCTGGGTCATGGTCACGGCCGCCTTTATTATCGCTTTGGGCTATGGCCTTATCGCCCCGCTGCTTCCGCAGTTCGTGGTGAGCTTCGATGTCTCCATGGCTGCCGCGGGCCTAGTGGTCTCCATCTTCGCCGCCTCGCGCCTTATCTTCGCGCCCATGTCCGGATCGCTTGTGGATCGCGTCGGCTCGCGCCGCGTCTATCTTATCGGGCTCATGACCGTCGCGGTGACCACGGGTCTAGTCTCCATTGCACAAAGCTACTGGCACATCGTGGCCCTGCGCGCCCTGGCCGGGATTGGCTCGACCATGTTCACCGTCTCCGCCATGGGTCTTATCGTGCGCATGTCTCCGCCGACGATTCGCGGCAAGTGCTCTGCCACCTACGCCACGGCCTTCCTGCTCGGTAACGTCGCCGGCCCGGTTCTTGGTGCCAGCCTGTCCTTCCTGGGTTTCCGCTGGCCATTTTTCATCTACGGCGTGGGCGTGGCACTGGCCGCGTTCGTCGTCTGGTGGCAAATGCCTCGCGTCAACCACAAGCAGGCCAGCCAGGATAAGCTGCCGCCCATGCGCCTGCAGGAGGCCTGGGGCGATACCGCCTACCGCGCGGTGCTGACCTCCAACTTTGCCCATAGCTGGATCAACATGGGAGTGCGCGTATCCGTCCTGCCGCTTTTTGCCGCCTCCATCTTCCACAATGGCGCGGCCGCCTCCGGCCTGGCGCTCGCAGTCTTTGCAGCCGGCAACGCCATCGTGTTGCAGTTCTCCGGCAAGTGGTCCGATATCCACGGCCGCAAACCACTTATCCTCATCGGCCTCGTCGGCTCCGCCACCTTCATGGTGCTCATGGGCATGGCCACCAGCGTGTGGTTCCTCTTGCTCGTCTCCGCCTTCGCCGGCGCCTCTTCCGGGCTTATCAACCCCTCCCAGCAGGCCGCGGTGGGCGACATCGTGGGCAATGACCGCTCCGGCGGCAAGGTGCTATCCACCTTCCAGATGGCCGGAGACTTCGGCCAAATCCTAGGCCCCATGCTCATTGGCCTGCTTGCCGACGCCTCCGGCTTCCCCCTCGCCTTCACCGTCTGCGGAGCCATCGCCTTCATCGGCATCATCGCCTGGGCATTCGGCCGCGACCCGCATGCCGGGGCGGGGAACAAGCCGAAGCGAGTGCCGCAGAGAGGCCGCTGA
- a CDS encoding DUF3427 domain-containing protein → MDLSSNLAKDVAHGFLNRHIESPEISNPQLINNTGEKTMLRVLQQNLHRSESFCFSVAFISSRALALLKQALLDFPGRGKIITSTYLDFNEPSMFRELNRLSNVDVYIYDDDHGAFHPKGYVFNQGPEVSAIVGSSNLTDSALLQNTEWNIRFSTSLDGDIAYQLQDAIRLQCETAVPLTEEWIQHYEKRRAFIPVARQSTNEDGNAETGPIVANSMQARALSQLEALQIAGENKALVISATGTGKTILSALAAKQFSPSRVLFIAHREQILRKASEEFQRVFQSPANDFGFFVGSDKDVEPRFIFSSIQSLAKAGNLNKFSPTDFDFIIVDEVHRGIAKTYETVLDHFKPKFLLGLTATPERTDGKDIFRLFDYNVAYEIRLQEALEAKILCPFHYYGVTDYVTESGEVVEDTSELSKLVSAERVEHILENLAKYGLPQDVRGLIFCSSKREAIELSELLNSSTLNGKVLRTTALLGDTEQSRRNTAIKQLEAGELDYILTVDIFNEGIDIPSVNQIVMLRGTQSSIIFTQQLGRGLRKFQNKDHLRVIDFIGNYKNNFLIPIALFGDNSKSKDSIRKKMIENNENNTIAGVSSVNFDHISRKKIFESLSKVSLDSVFELKKEIKQLEVRLNRLPKLFDFARFDTVDPLVMATKRQNYWDLLYQQKFVDIPPTPLESNYLKFLSNELLSGKQPQELVLLKHLLEHSNISRSAFQDLLKSKNMASSEDDVSVVERVLNLSFYDSRFYSLEPIIKSDSSGFTLGTEFESLYNNNSEDFPNSFRSHVDDLVETALFRSREKGFWEGTLKVGNRYTRKDACRLLKLETNQMSTLYGYKVDEYSGSVPIFITYHKGDSVSAQVKYQDTFLDHGTLQWFTRNRTSLKGKSEAAIVNHKFPLHVFVQRNDTEGRGFFYLGEAHATDPEETYIQSDDNKNLSTVRMKLLLDNPVSDGFLQYLEASET, encoded by the coding sequence ATGGATCTCTCTAGCAATCTCGCAAAGGACGTTGCGCACGGCTTTTTGAACCGGCATATCGAATCACCGGAAATTTCTAATCCACAACTCATCAACAACACCGGTGAAAAGACAATGTTGCGTGTTCTGCAACAAAATCTCCACCGCTCAGAAAGTTTTTGCTTTTCGGTCGCCTTTATCTCGAGTCGCGCCCTAGCGCTTTTAAAACAAGCACTTCTGGACTTCCCTGGTCGAGGAAAAATCATTACCTCGACGTATTTAGATTTCAATGAACCCAGTATGTTCCGGGAGCTCAACAGATTGAGCAATGTGGACGTCTACATCTACGACGATGACCATGGCGCATTTCACCCTAAAGGCTATGTGTTTAATCAAGGCCCTGAAGTTTCTGCAATTGTAGGAAGCTCTAATCTGACCGACTCTGCATTGCTACAAAACACAGAATGGAATATTCGTTTTTCCACCTCTCTCGATGGCGATATCGCTTACCAACTTCAAGATGCCATTCGTTTGCAATGCGAAACAGCGGTACCACTTACTGAGGAATGGATACAGCATTACGAAAAGCGGCGTGCTTTTATCCCCGTAGCGCGGCAGAGCACGAATGAAGACGGAAATGCAGAAACCGGACCTATCGTAGCCAATAGCATGCAGGCAAGAGCACTGTCTCAGTTAGAAGCACTGCAAATTGCCGGAGAGAATAAAGCACTTGTCATTTCTGCTACAGGTACGGGAAAGACTATTCTTTCCGCACTGGCGGCTAAACAGTTCTCCCCTTCTCGGGTGCTCTTTATAGCGCACCGCGAGCAGATTTTGCGCAAAGCTTCGGAAGAATTCCAAAGAGTCTTCCAGTCGCCGGCCAATGACTTCGGCTTCTTTGTGGGTAGCGATAAAGATGTTGAGCCGAGATTCATATTTTCTTCCATCCAATCACTGGCCAAGGCGGGAAACCTCAACAAGTTTTCTCCCACAGATTTTGATTTCATCATCGTAGACGAGGTACACCGAGGGATCGCCAAGACCTACGAAACTGTATTAGACCATTTCAAGCCAAAGTTCCTGTTGGGACTCACTGCTACGCCTGAGCGTACTGACGGCAAAGATATTTTCCGCTTATTCGACTACAACGTGGCCTATGAAATTAGACTCCAAGAAGCTCTGGAAGCGAAAATACTCTGCCCGTTCCATTATTACGGGGTAACTGACTATGTAACAGAGTCAGGAGAAGTAGTTGAAGACACTTCAGAACTGTCCAAACTTGTCTCCGCCGAAAGAGTCGAGCACATTCTAGAAAATTTGGCAAAGTATGGACTTCCTCAAGACGTTCGTGGCTTAATTTTCTGCAGCTCAAAACGAGAAGCTATAGAACTTTCCGAGTTGCTCAACTCATCAACGTTGAATGGAAAGGTGCTTCGCACTACAGCCCTGTTGGGAGATACAGAACAAAGTAGAAGAAACACAGCCATCAAACAGCTCGAAGCAGGCGAGCTAGATTACATCCTTACTGTCGACATCTTTAACGAAGGAATCGACATTCCCAGCGTAAACCAGATTGTGATGCTCCGAGGAACCCAATCGAGCATTATTTTTACTCAACAGCTGGGACGAGGGCTCCGAAAATTCCAAAACAAAGATCATCTTCGGGTCATTGATTTTATCGGAAACTATAAGAACAACTTCCTAATCCCAATCGCGCTTTTTGGCGACAACTCAAAATCCAAGGATTCCATTAGGAAAAAGATGATCGAGAATAATGAGAACAACACGATCGCTGGAGTATCGAGCGTAAATTTCGATCACATATCGCGCAAGAAAATTTTCGAGTCTCTTTCCAAAGTGTCGCTTGACAGCGTTTTTGAATTGAAGAAGGAAATAAAACAACTAGAAGTTCGGCTAAACCGCTTACCAAAGTTGTTTGATTTTGCACGATTCGACACCGTGGATCCATTAGTCATGGCTACGAAACGCCAGAATTACTGGGATCTGCTCTACCAACAAAAATTCGTCGACATACCTCCGACTCCTCTAGAATCCAACTATCTCAAGTTTCTTTCAAACGAACTCTTAAGCGGCAAACAGCCCCAAGAATTGGTTCTATTGAAGCACCTTCTTGAACACTCAAACATTTCTCGTTCAGCCTTCCAAGATTTGCTTAAGTCCAAGAATATGGCTAGCTCTGAAGACGATGTTTCCGTCGTCGAAAGAGTCCTAAACCTAAGCTTCTACGACTCCAGGTTTTATTCTCTCGAGCCAATCATCAAGTCCGATAGCAGTGGATTTACCCTAGGTACCGAATTTGAATCGTTATACAACAATAATTCCGAAGACTTCCCTAATTCTTTCCGCTCTCATGTTGACGATCTAGTAGAAACTGCGCTTTTTAGGTCACGAGAAAAAGGCTTTTGGGAAGGAACACTCAAAGTCGGCAACAGGTACACGCGTAAAGATGCCTGTCGCCTCCTAAAGTTGGAGACGAATCAGATGTCTACTTTGTACGGATATAAAGTAGACGAATATTCGGGATCAGTTCCTATTTTTATCACTTATCACAAAGGCGATTCTGTATCGGCCCAAGTAAAATATCAGGACACTTTTCTCGATCATGGAACGCTCCAATGGTTCACCAGGAATAGGACTTCCTTGAAAGGAAAAAGTGAGGCCGCGATTGTTAATCACAAATTTCCTCTTCACGTATTTGTACAAAGGAACGACACTGAGGGAAGAGGATTCTTCTATCTTGGCGAAGCTCACGCCACTGATCCTGAGGAAACATATATTCAGAGTGATGACAACAAGAATTTGAGCACCGTAAGAATGAAGCTTCTGTTGGATAATCCAGTTTCCGACGGATTCTTACAATACTTGGAGGCCTCTGAAACATAA
- a CDS encoding (deoxy)nucleoside triphosphate pyrophosphohydrolase, translated as MKKKIYVTGAVLRKEGKILAAKRGNGKSLGGFWEFPGGKIEEGETPKEALARELKEELLIEAAVGQPITTTEHEYDFGIVILSTFECELVGSSPQLTEHSEIRWLEPSELPQLNWAPADIPTVSILSNS; from the coding sequence ATGAAAAAGAAGATTTACGTTACCGGAGCAGTACTTCGCAAGGAAGGAAAAATCCTTGCAGCAAAACGCGGAAATGGTAAGTCATTAGGCGGTTTTTGGGAGTTTCCAGGTGGAAAAATTGAAGAAGGAGAAACTCCAAAAGAAGCACTAGCAAGGGAGCTTAAAGAAGAGCTTCTAATTGAAGCTGCCGTAGGTCAACCGATTACCACAACCGAGCACGAATATGACTTCGGAATCGTCATACTTTCGACTTTTGAATGTGAACTAGTCGGTTCCTCACCCCAGCTTACTGAGCATTCCGAGATTCGTTGGCTCGAGCCAAGTGAGCTTCCCCAGCTCAATTGGGCTCCCGCGGATATCCCAACCGTTTCAATTCTCTCTAACTCGTAG
- a CDS encoding YjiH family protein, with the protein MTSTESVYTSHQSHDGEIPQPGGRWKLFLYSAIGAFVFFLPVTYQDKRSIPLDHMVTMVREGIPAAVPWIIFALAVYGTVRSFTTGAFKESVLQAVFAVLNIVGAVISFLMVIDALPWVLGDEDLVPFLWNSIAIPVGLIVPIGGAFLAFLIGFGLLEFVGVLMQPIMRPLWKTPGRSAIDAVASFVGSYSLGILVTDRVYQKGGYTGREAAIIATGFSTVSAAFMVIVAKQLDLMKVWGTYFIVTLIVTFVVTAITVRIPPLRTIPDEYFAEAHPDPEKPVEGSRIKNAWREAMLALQRAPSLWESIWENLRDGVRMAAAIVPSIMSVGLIGLLLARFTPIFEWIGYLFYPFAWVVQLPEPVQAGKGAAMGIAEMFLPATAVADSDNMVVKFVIGVVAVSAIIFFSALVPCILATKIPVKLTHLVIIWFERVALTILIATPIAHLLF; encoded by the coding sequence GTGACTTCTACCGAATCTGTCTACACCTCGCACCAGAGCCATGACGGGGAGATCCCGCAGCCTGGGGGACGGTGGAAACTCTTTTTATATAGCGCCATCGGCGCGTTCGTATTCTTCCTGCCGGTGACGTATCAGGATAAGCGCTCCATTCCTTTGGACCACATGGTCACCATGGTGCGCGAGGGGATTCCAGCGGCGGTGCCGTGGATTATCTTTGCGCTTGCCGTCTATGGCACGGTGCGCAGCTTTACCACCGGCGCGTTCAAAGAAAGCGTATTGCAAGCGGTCTTTGCGGTGCTCAACATTGTGGGTGCGGTGATCTCTTTCCTTATGGTCATCGATGCGCTGCCGTGGGTATTGGGCGATGAAGACCTAGTGCCGTTCCTGTGGAATTCCATCGCGATTCCGGTAGGCCTCATCGTGCCTATCGGTGGCGCGTTCCTAGCGTTTCTCATTGGCTTTGGCCTGCTGGAATTTGTTGGCGTGCTCATGCAGCCCATCATGCGGCCGCTGTGGAAGACGCCAGGACGATCCGCCATTGACGCGGTGGCCTCGTTTGTGGGCTCGTACTCGCTGGGCATTTTGGTGACGGACCGCGTCTACCAAAAGGGCGGCTATACCGGGCGCGAGGCGGCCATTATTGCCACCGGCTTTTCGACGGTCTCTGCGGCCTTCATGGTCATCGTTGCTAAGCAGCTTGACCTGATGAAAGTCTGGGGCACCTACTTTATTGTCACGCTCATCGTGACCTTTGTGGTGACGGCCATTACCGTGCGCATTCCGCCGCTGCGCACCATTCCGGACGAGTACTTTGCTGAGGCACACCCAGACCCGGAAAAGCCGGTGGAGGGCTCGCGCATCAAGAACGCGTGGCGCGAAGCAATGCTGGCATTGCAGCGCGCGCCGTCCTTGTGGGAGTCCATCTGGGAGAACCTGCGCGATGGCGTGCGCATGGCGGCGGCCATCGTGCCTTCCATCATGTCGGTGGGCCTTATTGGCCTACTGCTTGCGCGCTTTACGCCCATCTTCGAGTGGATTGGCTACCTGTTTTACCCATTCGCGTGGGTAGTGCAGCTGCCGGAGCCGGTCCAGGCCGGCAAGGGCGCGGCCATGGGTATTGCGGAGATGTTCCTGCCCGCCACCGCGGTGGCAGACAGCGACAACATGGTGGTCAAGTTCGTCATCGGCGTGGTGGCAGTCTCCGCCATCATCTTCTTCTCCGCGCTGGTGCCGTGCATCCTGGCTACCAAGATTCCGGTGAAGCTCACCCACCTGGTCATCATCTGGTTTGAGCGCGTGGCGCTGACCATCCTCATCGCCACGCCGATTGCCCACCTGCTGTTTTGA
- the hutG gene encoding formimidoylglutamase, translating to MNTEKAELFTPAPEWSGRSDGPGPEHARWHSVINQSTDSPAPVTLVGFASDEGVLRNGGRQGAAAGPAALRSALGSLAVHHAHALADAGTITTQANDLDGAHDALSDKVQELVEAGTLPIILGGGHETAFGSHRGLYRAVGATKIINLDAHFDLRRADQATSGTPFKQISELTDDFDYTVLGISRPNNTAVLFDEAESLGVAITLDEELVNLSPAECGELAARATEGKDKVHLSIDLDVLPASTAPGVSAPASLGVSYERIRAMAVAIAQTGKLALVDVVELNPTFDIDNRTAKAAARLIDDIVTAHLGA from the coding sequence ATGAACACCGAAAAAGCTGAACTTTTCACCCCCGCCCCTGAATGGTCCGGCCGCTCCGATGGCCCTGGCCCAGAGCACGCCCGCTGGCATAGCGTTATCAATCAGTCCACCGACTCCCCCGCCCCGGTAACCCTGGTGGGCTTTGCCTCCGATGAGGGCGTGCTGCGCAATGGGGGCCGCCAGGGTGCTGCCGCAGGCCCGGCCGCGCTGCGTTCCGCGCTGGGTTCCTTGGCGGTGCACCATGCGCATGCGCTTGCCGACGCCGGCACGATCACCACCCAAGCCAACGACCTCGACGGCGCCCACGATGCGCTCTCCGATAAGGTGCAGGAACTCGTCGAAGCCGGCACCTTGCCCATCATCTTGGGCGGCGGTCACGAGACTGCTTTCGGCTCCCACCGCGGCCTCTACCGCGCGGTGGGAGCCACCAAGATCATCAACCTGGACGCCCACTTCGATCTGCGCCGCGCCGATCAAGCCACCTCCGGCACCCCGTTCAAGCAGATTTCGGAGCTCACCGATGACTTCGACTACACCGTGCTGGGTATCTCCCGCCCCAATAACACCGCGGTGCTTTTCGACGAAGCCGAGTCCCTCGGCGTGGCCATCACCCTAGACGAAGAGCTGGTCAACCTCTCCCCAGCCGAATGCGGCGAGCTCGCTGCCCGCGCCACGGAGGGCAAGGACAAGGTCCACCTATCCATCGACCTCGACGTCCTGCCAGCATCCACCGCGCCGGGCGTATCCGCCCCGGCGTCTCTGGGTGTGAGCTATGAGCGCATCCGCGCCATGGCTGTAGCAATTGCACAGACGGGCAAGCTGGCCCTGGTGGACGTCGTCGAGCTCAACCCCACCTTTGACATAGATAACCGCACCGCCAAGGCAGCGGCGCGGCTTATCGATGACATCGTCACGGCCCACCTCGGGGCCTAG
- a CDS encoding IclR family transcriptional regulator, translated as MSTNRVPAARHALEILKLLSTIDVPISAARIQGELGLPRSSTYHLLAEMVDAGFVAHLPEHKTYGLGLAAYSMASAYVTQQPLVRMATRDLERCADLVGGSGHLSRMAGSEILYLQEVRAAGAISLVTEVGVRLQAHKTASGRVMLAHLPDAEVRAAFDTAGGSGFSALKERLRLVAARGWDQEVEEITRGQASVAVPILDHLDRPAAAVAVTYPVGTPDAKVDAAIRALQEASDKVAGKMYRNRRK; from the coding sequence GTGAGTACAAATCGAGTTCCAGCGGCCCGTCACGCGTTAGAGATTCTTAAGTTGTTATCGACGATTGACGTTCCAATTTCTGCTGCCAGGATACAAGGTGAACTGGGACTGCCGCGGTCATCTACGTATCACTTGCTAGCGGAGATGGTGGATGCCGGCTTTGTGGCGCACTTGCCGGAGCATAAGACATATGGCCTGGGCCTTGCGGCCTATTCCATGGCTTCGGCCTATGTAACTCAACAGCCTTTGGTGCGAATGGCTACTCGGGACTTGGAACGGTGCGCGGATCTGGTGGGTGGATCGGGGCACTTGTCTCGTATGGCTGGATCGGAAATCTTGTACTTGCAGGAGGTCCGTGCTGCAGGGGCAATCTCTTTGGTGACCGAGGTTGGTGTGCGATTGCAAGCGCATAAGACGGCGTCCGGGCGCGTAATGCTGGCGCATCTTCCTGACGCGGAGGTGCGCGCCGCATTCGATACTGCGGGTGGTAGTGGCTTTTCTGCTTTGAAGGAGCGCTTGCGGTTGGTGGCCGCGCGGGGTTGGGACCAAGAGGTGGAGGAAATTACTCGTGGCCAGGCTTCTGTAGCGGTGCCCATTCTGGACCATCTGGACCGCCCAGCGGCGGCGGTGGCGGTGACGTATCCGGTAGGGACGCCAGATGCAAAGGTGGATGCCGCCATTCGGGCACTGCAGGAGGCGTCAGACAAGGTGGCGGGGAAAATGTACCGCAATCGAAGAAAGTGA